From the genome of Thalassoglobus sp. JC818:
GGCCGATTCGGGTACATCCGCAGCGTCCGAGGAATCGGAGGAGGAATCGAGCTGGCCATGACACCCGAGCAAATCCGCATCGGCGATGTCATCGAACACATCGAGGGGAATCTGCATCTCCTCAGCTGCGTCGGATCTGACGAAAGCTGTCGGATTCATTCTTTCTGCAAACTCAAGGGTGTCCTGGCTGAAGCTGAGCGGATTCAAAAGGAGTACCTCAAGAGCGTCACGCTTAAAGACGTTGTTCCGACAAGGAAGCAACTGAAGCCATTCGAACCGTCGACGTAAACGGACTTGATCGACAATTTCTGCAAGTCGGATTTCGCCCGTCTCCGCGAAGTTGTTCGAGTTCACGACAAACACTACTGAGCAAAAAACGATCAACCAACTCGATCGCTACTCAATTGCCATTGACCCTCTGATCGGCTGCACCTTGCAAAACCGTCGCAGCTGCTTCTCACTCCTAATCAAAGCGATGCAGCCACAGTGAGCTACCTCCTCACATTGATCGCGGTATAAGATATGCAGCAGATCTCTCGAGCAAGTTATCTCATCGATGTCATTCGTGGAGGAGACGCACAGATGATTGATTACCTCAAAATTTTCCTGGGTGACCATGCAGCACTGATGACTGCTGAATTGGAACTGATCGCCCGGTGCAGGAATTCGAATAAAGAGGGAGAAACTGTCCCCGATCTCCCCAGATTTCTGGAACAACTGGCTTCCGAGGTCCGAAACCAAAAGCAAACCCTGCTCGACCTTCTGAGCGACATGGGAGGCAGTCGCCCGGTCTCAAAAGAAATGGCGGGCTGGGTGATGGAAAAGCTGGGGCGACTCAAAATGAACGGAGAGTGGACCAAGTATTCTGACCTGAGCCGAGTTGTTGAACTGGAAGCCATGTTGATGGCAAGTCAGTCAAGAGTCCTGCTGTGGGAAACCCTCGTCGAACTCGACGTCCGAGGCGAAACACGCCGACTCTCAGAAGCGTTTCTGGATCGCGCGAAAACACACGTCGACCGCCTTCGAATTTTCTATCGAGAGGCGACACGAATTGCATTTCGGGAGAGCGAAGTCCCTCAACGAGTGAAAATCCCGATTCAGGCAGATTGAAGTCAGCCCATCGAAGACTCACCTCAGAACTAACACAAAGGGAGCTCAACAATTCGTCTCACGAACCGTTGAACTCCCAGATTCATTTTGTGTATGACGATCGCACTTCTCACCGAGAAGGTGAACGTCTCGTCATTGATCTTGAGTGAACTCTACTTGTACTCACTCGGATCAATCACAAGATGCTTCAGCCGTTGTCGTTTCCAAGTGTAGACAATGTGCACTTTCCCGTCGGAAGTTTGAATGGCGGCGGGATAGCTGAACTCGGCTTTCTCTTCTCGCTCCAAATCCGCGACTGACTTCCAATCCTCACCATTGTCGGACATCGCCAAACTCAGCACTCCTCTTCGTCCCCAACCAGTCACGCCGCTACCGAGTGGATTGTAAACCAGCAGGTGCTTGCCGTTCGCGAGAGTCACCGATTCGATTCCG
Proteins encoded in this window:
- a CDS encoding Rrf2 family transcriptional regulator, which translates into the protein MQLTIQTDYALRTLMYLATRQQRAKAADVATLFGISVHHVAKVVNLLGRFGYIRSVRGIGGGIELAMTPEQIRIGDVIEHIEGNLHLLSCVGSDESCRIHSFCKLKGVLAEAERIQKEYLKSVTLKDVVPTRKQLKPFEPST